The following proteins come from a genomic window of Micromonospora echinofusca:
- a CDS encoding ABC transporter permease has translation MVTEVVPGRRQRRGGQQGASPKSVGRRSGHLLRLLARDKVGLVGLVIVVLMIAAAALAPLISPYDPTAMSDQRLAPPGGDFPLGADEAGRDLLSRALYGARTSLTVSLIVVTCAGAIGVLLGLLAGFYRGVLDAIITPATDIMFSFPTLLLALAVVAARGPGTENLVLALVIVFIPSFARIVRGTAMSVRREPYVESGQAVGLSNTRLILKYILPNSVAPIAVQFTTSIAYAILIEASLGYLGLGVQPPQPSWGSMLSNGKSFMEMSVWPSVVPGVCIMIAVLGFNLLGDTLRDVLDPRLRGRSSR, from the coding sequence GTGGTCACTGAAGTCGTTCCCGGCCGCCGCCAACGTCGCGGCGGGCAGCAGGGCGCCTCCCCGAAGTCTGTCGGGCGCCGCAGCGGGCACCTGCTGAGGTTGCTGGCGCGTGACAAGGTCGGCCTGGTCGGGCTGGTCATCGTGGTGCTGATGATCGCAGCCGCCGCGTTGGCCCCGCTGATCTCCCCGTACGACCCGACCGCGATGTCCGACCAGCGGCTCGCCCCGCCCGGCGGCGACTTCCCGCTCGGCGCCGACGAGGCCGGGCGCGACCTGCTCAGCCGGGCGCTCTACGGCGCGCGCACCTCGCTGACGGTGAGCCTGATCGTGGTGACCTGCGCCGGGGCCATCGGCGTCCTGCTGGGGCTGCTCGCCGGCTTCTACCGGGGCGTACTCGACGCGATCATCACCCCGGCGACCGACATCATGTTCTCCTTCCCCACCCTGCTGCTGGCCCTCGCGGTCGTGGCCGCCCGCGGGCCGGGCACGGAGAACCTCGTCCTGGCCCTGGTCATCGTCTTCATCCCCAGCTTCGCCCGGATCGTGCGCGGCACCGCGATGTCGGTGCGCCGGGAGCCGTACGTGGAGTCGGGCCAGGCGGTCGGGCTGAGCAACACCCGGCTCATCCTCAAGTACATCCTGCCCAACTCGGTCGCCCCGATCGCGGTGCAGTTCACCACGAGCATCGCCTACGCGATCCTGATCGAGGCGTCCCTGGGCTACCTCGGGCTCGGTGTCCAGCCGCCCCAACCGTCCTGGGGCTCGATGCTCTCCAACGGCAAGTCCTTCATGGAGATGTCGGTCTGGCCGTCGGTCGTACCCGGGGTCTGCATCATGATCGCCGTTCTCGGTTTCAACCTCCTGGGCGACACCCTTCGCGACGTTCTGGACCCGCGGTTGCGGGGCCGCTCCAGTCGCTGA
- a CDS encoding ABC transporter substrate-binding protein, translated as MRTRVLTKVLAVGVISALAAGCGGGEPPSKNSGSSSNDGLSGNVRLQDESQPAGTPKSGGRLRVMIRLDANELDPHRMSETSAFVINEQIYESLVQSYRGEIKPAIAESWTQSTDGLSVTFKLRDNAVFHSGRKVTAADVKYSIERIKDPATRAPRARSYEGITSVTAVDERTVEMKLAKPNAAILTLLSTAASSIVDRSVAEAGGLNGSVDGGSGPFKIASRVTGQAIKLDKHAQYWEPGVPYLDGMDFTFNPDDNARAAAVRSGTVDFLWRPAPEFIDALKRDEKLKWYGGSGSLSLHLRLNTSKAPYDNVKVRQAIFLALDRQEILNVANSGFGTALNAGYLPPDRFGAVQEPIYGKADIEKAKALLAEAGYPNGFEAKLMVIATSAFQVRSAEVEQQQLAKIGIKVTIESVESTIADTKTKSADFDMYQSGFGLTYDPDERFTASFLSGGGLNYGNWTDQEYENLVVQARSEMDKDKRAALYQQAEKILAERGPVAMTFLNADFDVVQKDVMGYQGDPTPTYRFYRHIWLDR; from the coding sequence ATGCGAACTCGTGTTTTGACCAAGGTGCTGGCAGTGGGCGTCATCTCGGCGCTCGCCGCCGGCTGCGGAGGCGGTGAGCCTCCGTCCAAGAACAGCGGCAGCAGCTCCAACGACGGCCTGAGCGGCAACGTCCGCCTTCAGGACGAGTCGCAGCCGGCAGGCACCCCGAAGTCCGGCGGTCGGCTCCGGGTCATGATCCGGCTGGACGCGAACGAACTCGACCCGCACCGCATGTCGGAGACCTCGGCCTTCGTCATCAACGAGCAGATCTACGAGTCGCTGGTGCAGTCGTACCGGGGCGAGATCAAGCCGGCCATCGCGGAGTCGTGGACGCAGAGCACCGACGGCCTGTCGGTGACGTTCAAGCTGCGCGACAACGCCGTCTTCCACAGCGGGCGCAAGGTGACCGCGGCGGACGTGAAGTACTCGATCGAACGGATCAAGGACCCGGCGACCCGGGCGCCACGGGCCCGTAGCTACGAGGGCATCACCTCGGTCACGGCGGTCGACGAACGTACCGTCGAGATGAAGCTGGCCAAGCCGAACGCCGCCATCCTGACCCTGCTCTCCACCGCCGCCTCGTCGATCGTGGACCGCTCGGTGGCCGAGGCGGGCGGCCTCAACGGCAGCGTCGACGGCGGCAGCGGCCCGTTCAAGATCGCCTCGCGGGTCACCGGCCAGGCCATCAAGCTCGACAAGCACGCCCAGTACTGGGAGCCGGGCGTCCCCTACCTGGACGGGATGGACTTCACGTTCAACCCGGACGACAACGCCCGCGCCGCGGCGGTACGCAGCGGCACCGTCGACTTCCTCTGGCGTCCCGCGCCCGAGTTCATCGACGCGCTCAAGCGCGACGAGAAGCTCAAGTGGTACGGCGGCTCCGGGTCGCTCTCGCTGCACCTGCGGCTCAACACCTCCAAGGCCCCGTACGACAACGTGAAGGTCCGGCAGGCCATCTTCCTCGCGCTCGACCGCCAGGAGATCCTCAATGTGGCCAACTCCGGCTTCGGGACCGCGCTCAACGCCGGATACCTGCCGCCGGACCGGTTCGGCGCGGTGCAGGAGCCGATCTACGGCAAGGCCGACATCGAGAAGGCCAAGGCGCTGCTGGCCGAGGCCGGGTATCCGAACGGCTTCGAGGCCAAGCTCATGGTCATCGCCACGTCGGCGTTCCAGGTGCGCTCGGCCGAGGTGGAGCAGCAGCAGCTCGCCAAGATCGGCATCAAGGTGACCATCGAGTCGGTCGAGTCGACCATCGCCGACACGAAGACGAAGTCCGCCGACTTCGACATGTACCAGTCCGGCTTCGGTCTGACCTACGACCCGGACGAGCGGTTCACCGCCAGCTTCCTCTCCGGCGGCGGCCTGAACTACGGCAACTGGACCGACCAGGAGTACGAGAACCTCGTCGTGCAGGCCCGCTCGGAGATGGACAAGGACAAGCGCGCCGCGCTCTACCAGCAGGCCGAGAAGATCCTGGCCGAACGCGGGCCGGTGGCCATGACCTTCCTGAACGCGGACTTCGACGTGGTGCAGAAGGACGTCATGGGATACCAGGGCGACCCGACACCGACGTACCGCTTCTACCGGCACATCTGGCTCGACCGCTGA
- a CDS encoding ABC transporter ATP-binding protein: MTESPVAASEHALLRVRDLAVDFKVPARGKLRPARLRAVSGVDLDVRRGEIIGVVGESGCGKSTTGRAILQLLKPTSGTVTFDGTELTTLSRGRMRAMRRRMQMIFQDPYASLNPRMTIGELIEEPLLVHADLSAAGRRAKAVDTMQLVGLSEQWHDRYPHEFSGGQRQRVGIARALVSNPDFIVADEPVSALDVSVQAQIVNLLEQLQEELGLTMMFIAHDLAVVRHLCDRIAVMYLGTVVEVGECEDMYRRPQHPYTKALLSAVPIPDPLVETERQRVILTGDVPSPLSPPSGCRFRTRCWKAQEICAAQEPVLTTAAGSGHQVACHFPEEPGPMDQTLAAAAGGR; the protein is encoded by the coding sequence ATGACCGAATCCCCTGTCGCCGCTTCCGAGCACGCCCTGCTGCGGGTGCGCGACCTGGCGGTCGACTTCAAGGTGCCCGCGCGTGGCAAGCTGCGCCCGGCCCGCCTGCGCGCCGTGTCCGGCGTGGACCTCGACGTCCGGCGTGGCGAGATCATCGGAGTCGTGGGTGAGTCCGGCTGCGGCAAGTCCACCACCGGTCGGGCGATCCTCCAGCTCCTCAAGCCCACCAGCGGAACGGTGACCTTCGACGGCACCGAGCTGACCACCCTGAGCCGGGGCCGGATGCGGGCGATGCGCCGACGGATGCAGATGATCTTCCAGGACCCGTACGCGTCGCTGAACCCGCGCATGACCATCGGCGAACTCATCGAGGAGCCGCTGCTCGTGCACGCCGACCTCTCCGCCGCCGGGCGGCGGGCCAAGGCGGTGGACACCATGCAACTGGTCGGGCTCAGCGAGCAGTGGCACGACCGTTATCCGCACGAGTTCTCCGGCGGCCAGCGACAACGGGTGGGCATCGCGCGGGCGCTGGTCAGCAACCCGGACTTCATCGTCGCCGACGAGCCGGTCTCCGCGCTCGACGTCTCGGTCCAGGCCCAGATCGTCAACCTGCTCGAACAACTGCAGGAGGAGCTGGGCCTGACGATGATGTTCATCGCCCACGACCTGGCCGTCGTGCGGCACCTCTGCGACCGCATCGCCGTGATGTACCTCGGCACCGTCGTCGAGGTGGGCGAGTGCGAGGACATGTACCGCAGGCCGCAGCATCCCTACACCAAGGCGCTGTTGTCGGCGGTGCCGATCCCCGATCCGCTGGTCGAGACCGAGCGCCAGCGCGTGATCCTCACCGGAGACGTGCCGAGCCCGCTCAGCCCGCCCAGCGGATGCCGCTTCCGCACCCGGTGCTGGAAGGCGCAGGAGATCTGCGCGGCGCAGGAGCCGGTGCTCACGACGGCAGCCGGCAGCGGCCACCAGGTCGCCTGCCACTTCCCCGAGGAGCCCGGCCCGATGGACCAGACCCTCGCCGCCGCGGCTGGTGGCCGATGA
- a CDS encoding tetratricopeptide repeat protein, with protein MTVVPLTDRYVIAARLKGYLNKHGESVALLTEALELEPGSARLLRFRGHRRISIGDYAGAIADLRAAADQLPGVEDEYEMYQPEVEKDVVSLILGRPEQVRPQHLTDTMAAQDPQALGRYNATLHAGIWYHLGVAQYLSGDFEGCLPSFRAAEESSRHQEGTVASQDWQYMALRRLGRPAEAEEVLDRFRTIALVQEDHLVGYEGRMQLYTGDITPEQLWAMCDGNDLKTVTQGYGLGNWHYHQGDIEKAREVFDGVLRTGVTHAFAYLAVKAEYANNPDFAAATTKES; from the coding sequence ATGACGGTTGTACCGCTGACCGACCGCTACGTCATCGCCGCCCGACTCAAGGGCTATCTCAACAAGCACGGCGAGTCGGTGGCGCTGCTGACCGAGGCGCTCGAACTGGAGCCGGGCAGCGCACGCCTGCTGCGCTTCCGTGGGCACCGGCGCATCTCGATCGGCGACTACGCCGGCGCCATCGCCGACCTGCGCGCCGCGGCCGACCAGCTGCCCGGCGTCGAGGACGAGTACGAGATGTACCAGCCCGAGGTGGAGAAGGACGTCGTCAGCCTGATCCTCGGCCGGCCCGAGCAGGTACGCCCGCAGCACCTCACCGACACCATGGCCGCCCAGGACCCGCAGGCCCTCGGCCGGTACAACGCGACGCTGCACGCCGGCATCTGGTACCACCTCGGGGTCGCCCAGTACCTGAGCGGCGACTTCGAGGGCTGCCTGCCCAGCTTCCGCGCGGCCGAGGAGTCCTCGCGGCACCAGGAGGGCACCGTGGCGTCGCAGGACTGGCAGTACATGGCGCTGCGCCGCCTCGGCCGGCCGGCCGAGGCCGAGGAGGTGCTCGACCGGTTCCGCACGATCGCCCTGGTCCAGGAGGACCACCTGGTCGGCTACGAGGGCCGGATGCAGCTCTACACGGGCGACATCACCCCGGAGCAGCTGTGGGCCATGTGTGACGGCAACGACCTGAAGACCGTCACGCAGGGCTACGGTCTGGGCAACTGGCACTACCACCAGGGCGACATCGAGAAGGCCCGCGAGGTCTTCGACGGGGTGCTGCGGACCGGTGTCACGCACGCCTTCGCCTACCTCGCGGTCAAGGCCGAGTACGCCAACAATCCCGACTTCGCCGCGGCGACGACAAAGGAGAGCTGA
- the nikB gene encoding nickel ABC transporter permease — translation MLRITLIRLVSVIPVLFGISVISFLVIRMIPGDVISSIMGQDFGDPAIEAEMRRYFGLDMPVYEQFVRWLGALLQGDLGTSMRTGQPVLEEIMQRFPSTLLLAVSALLVSILISIPLGVLSATKRNGLLDASTRVASLIGLSLPNFWLGILLVYVFSVSLGWLPSQGAGEGEGFLGSLKYLVLPSVTLGASLAAISMRMTRSSMLEVLNQDYVRTARAKGLGERGVMVRHALRNSLIPVVTVLGIQAGALLGGTVIVEQVFAWPGLGTMVIRGISQRDYPVVQGTLLFLAFFYVVVNLLVDLLYTYLDPRLRSGH, via the coding sequence ATGCTGCGCATCACGCTGATCCGCCTTGTATCGGTTATTCCGGTCCTGTTCGGGATCTCGGTGATCTCGTTCCTGGTGATCCGCATGATCCCCGGCGACGTGATCAGCTCGATCATGGGGCAGGACTTCGGCGACCCCGCGATCGAGGCGGAGATGCGCCGCTACTTCGGGCTGGACATGCCCGTGTACGAACAGTTCGTGCGGTGGTTGGGCGCCCTCCTGCAGGGCGACCTCGGCACCTCGATGCGCACCGGTCAGCCGGTGCTCGAAGAGATCATGCAGCGCTTCCCGTCCACGCTGTTGCTGGCCGTGTCGGCGCTGCTGGTCTCGATCCTCATCTCGATCCCGCTCGGTGTGCTCAGCGCCACCAAGCGCAACGGCCTGCTCGACGCCAGCACCCGGGTCGCGTCGCTCATCGGGCTGTCGTTGCCGAACTTCTGGCTCGGCATCCTGTTGGTGTACGTCTTCTCGGTCTCGCTGGGCTGGCTGCCGTCACAGGGCGCCGGGGAGGGCGAGGGCTTCCTGGGCAGCCTGAAGTACCTCGTCCTCCCCTCGGTCACCCTCGGCGCCAGCCTCGCGGCGATCAGCATGCGGATGACCCGGTCCAGCATGCTGGAGGTGCTCAACCAGGACTACGTCCGCACCGCCCGCGCCAAGGGGCTGGGCGAACGCGGGGTCATGGTCCGGCACGCCCTGCGCAACTCGCTGATCCCGGTGGTGACCGTGCTGGGCATCCAGGCCGGGGCGTTGCTGGGCGGCACGGTCATCGTGGAACAGGTCTTCGCCTGGCCGGGGCTCGGCACGATGGTCATCCGCGGGATCAGCCAGCGTGACTACCCCGTCGTCCAGGGGACCCTGCTCTTCCTGGCCTTCTTCTACGTCGTGGTCAACCTCCTCGTCGACCTGCTCTACACCTACCTGGATCCGAGGTTGCGCAGTGGTCACTGA
- a CDS encoding ABC transporter ATP-binding protein, whose translation MALLEVRDLRTEFRAARGSVTAVDGVSFTVDAGETVALVGESGCGKSATAQSIMGLIVPPAGQVTGGQVLFEGRDLVRLRPRELRAVRGKGISMIFQDPMTSLNPVLTVGRQLTETLELHLGLSRRAARTRAVELLEMVRIPAAETRLSSYPHQLSGGMRQRVMIAMALSCQPRLILADEITTALDVTIQAQILELLRELARETRTAVLLITHDLGVVAGMAERVNVMYAGQIVERAETVDLFHRPQMPYTWGLLGSVPRLDLVRGGKLRPIAGRPPELSEMPPGCRFAPRCAHVRETCQGRAPDLVTTWEKPDRGQLTRCWGMRPESEGGWLSTQDRHPYLSTEESS comes from the coding sequence ATGGCCTTGTTGGAGGTGCGGGACCTGCGTACCGAATTCCGTGCGGCACGGGGTTCGGTGACGGCGGTCGACGGGGTCTCGTTCACCGTCGACGCCGGCGAGACGGTGGCACTGGTGGGCGAGTCCGGCTGCGGAAAGTCGGCCACCGCGCAGTCCATCATGGGCCTGATCGTGCCGCCGGCCGGACAGGTGACCGGCGGACAGGTCCTCTTCGAAGGAAGGGACCTGGTGCGCCTGCGCCCTCGCGAGCTGCGGGCCGTCCGCGGCAAGGGCATCTCGATGATCTTTCAGGATCCGATGACCTCGCTGAACCCGGTGCTGACCGTGGGGAGGCAACTCACCGAGACCCTGGAGCTGCACCTTGGACTCAGCCGCAGGGCTGCGCGTACGCGAGCCGTCGAGCTGCTGGAGATGGTGCGCATCCCGGCCGCGGAGACCCGGCTGAGTTCCTATCCGCACCAACTCTCCGGCGGCATGCGGCAACGCGTGATGATCGCGATGGCCCTCTCCTGCCAACCCCGGCTGATCCTCGCCGACGAGATCACCACCGCCCTCGACGTGACCATCCAGGCGCAGATCCTGGAACTGCTCAGGGAACTGGCCCGGGAGACCCGGACCGCCGTCCTGCTCATCACCCACGACCTCGGGGTGGTGGCCGGCATGGCGGAACGGGTCAACGTGATGTACGCCGGGCAGATCGTGGAGCGGGCCGAGACGGTCGATCTGTTCCACCGTCCGCAGATGCCCTACACCTGGGGGCTGCTCGGGTCGGTGCCCCGGCTGGACCTCGTCCGTGGCGGCAAGCTGCGACCGATCGCCGGGCGCCCGCCGGAGCTGTCGGAGATGCCCCCCGGCTGCCGGTTCGCGCCCCGCTGCGCGCACGTCCGGGAGACATGCCAGGGCCGCGCACCCGACCTCGTCACGACGTGGGAGAAGCCGGACCGGGGCCAGCTGACCCGCTGCTGGGGCATGCGACCGGAAAGCGAGGGCGGCTGGCTCTCCACCCAGGACCGGCACCCCTATCTCTCGACAGAGGAGAGCTCATGA
- a CDS encoding D-2-hydroxyacid dehydrogenase, whose protein sequence is MTVATGGPHVLITPNLAELLPQLRERYPQCRFTSVPEDEPVRAEYLDAEVILRSAMNEDTFDELLSKCDGLRWVQITAAGFDWVGGDIMRRRLDEGLVYTRSGNSYNVPIAEYVIGAVLLHQRAFPDLREAQERREWVRIVGRDLIGSTMLVFGTGGIGREVAWRARALGVTVIGVNRAGTPAEGFDRVVSFADHLALLPEADSVVLAMPLTRENRYFFDAERFAAMKETGILVNVGRGALVVEDALVDAMRKGSIAGAVLDVFEEEPLPPEHRLWGLPRTTVTPHTSFRGSGNLQRLYADFCANFDLYLAGEPLTGTKRQPELGY, encoded by the coding sequence ATGACCGTGGCCACCGGGGGACCCCACGTCCTGATCACGCCGAACCTGGCCGAACTGCTGCCACAGCTGCGCGAGCGTTATCCACAGTGCCGGTTCACGTCGGTGCCGGAGGACGAGCCGGTACGTGCGGAGTACCTCGACGCCGAGGTGATCCTGCGCAGCGCGATGAACGAGGACACCTTCGACGAACTGCTCAGCAAGTGCGACGGCCTGCGCTGGGTCCAGATCACCGCCGCCGGGTTCGACTGGGTGGGCGGCGACATCATGCGCCGCCGCCTCGACGAGGGGCTGGTCTACACCCGCTCCGGGAACTCCTACAACGTGCCGATCGCCGAGTACGTCATCGGTGCGGTGCTGCTGCACCAGCGGGCGTTTCCCGACCTGCGCGAGGCCCAGGAGCGCCGGGAGTGGGTGCGCATCGTCGGCCGGGACCTCATCGGCAGCACCATGCTGGTCTTCGGCACCGGCGGGATCGGGCGCGAGGTGGCCTGGCGCGCCCGGGCCCTGGGCGTCACCGTGATCGGGGTCAACCGGGCGGGTACGCCCGCCGAGGGCTTTGACCGGGTGGTCTCGTTCGCCGACCACCTCGCGCTGCTGCCCGAGGCCGACTCCGTGGTGCTGGCCATGCCACTGACCAGGGAGAACCGGTACTTCTTCGACGCCGAGCGCTTCGCGGCGATGAAGGAGACCGGCATCCTGGTCAACGTCGGGCGGGGTGCGCTGGTCGTCGAGGACGCCCTCGTCGACGCCATGCGGAAGGGCAGCATCGCCGGTGCCGTGCTCGACGTGTTCGAGGAGGAGCCGCTGCCCCCGGAGCACCGGTTGTGGGGGCTGCCCCGCACGACGGTCACCCCGCACACGTCGTTCCGGGGTTCGGGCAACCTGCAACGGCTCTACGCGGACTTCTGCGCCAACTTCGACCTGTACCTGGCCGGTGAGCCGTTGACCGGCACGAAGCGTCAGCCCGAGCTGGGGTACTGA
- a CDS encoding Lrp/AsnC family transcriptional regulator, whose product MASKSSIEKDRSIIRELVQDPRQTNVALAAKVGLSEGSVRRRMERLIADGQLQFAAIPSAAFMGRPVHTLFEIQSAPGSTDQLIDKLAGMPEIAYVYHVTGQFDVIAVGYFASSNAMRRFWTERLGHLDGVMESRSVMVLRVAKRAHEWARDIAVTGDEESARDASSDPGAPGSEV is encoded by the coding sequence TTGGCATCCAAGAGCTCGATCGAAAAAGATCGCAGCATCATCCGGGAACTCGTCCAGGACCCGCGACAGACGAACGTGGCGCTGGCCGCCAAGGTCGGACTGTCGGAAGGGTCGGTCCGACGACGGATGGAAAGGTTGATCGCGGACGGGCAGTTGCAGTTCGCCGCGATTCCCAGCGCCGCGTTCATGGGGCGTCCGGTGCACACACTCTTCGAGATCCAGAGTGCGCCGGGCAGCACCGACCAGCTCATCGACAAGCTCGCGGGCATGCCCGAGATCGCGTACGTCTACCACGTGACCGGGCAGTTCGACGTCATCGCCGTCGGCTACTTCGCCTCCAGCAACGCCATGCGCCGGTTCTGGACGGAGCGGCTGGGCCACCTCGACGGGGTGATGGAGAGCCGCTCGGTGATGGTGCTGCGGGTCGCCAAGCGTGCGCACGAGTGGGCCCGCGACATCGCTGTCACCGGCGACGAGGAGTCCGCCCGGGACGCGAGCTCGGATCCTGGCGCGCCCGGTTCTGAAGTCTGA
- a CDS encoding tautomerase family protein translates to MAIIRAEIGKRDQETKNAIIAELTDVLVKYGSPRENTHVLLYEVSYDNWAKGGLTYNERKKQAQESS, encoded by the coding sequence ATGGCCATCATCCGTGCCGAGATCGGCAAGCGTGACCAGGAGACCAAGAACGCGATCATCGCCGAACTGACCGACGTGCTGGTCAAGTACGGCTCCCCGCGGGAGAACACCCACGTCCTGCTGTACGAGGTCTCGTACGACAACTGGGCCAAGGGCGGCCTGACCTACAACGAGCGGAAGAAGCAGGCGCAGGAGTCGTCATGA
- a CDS encoding thiamine pyrophosphate-dependent enzyme gives MPEQTSPAVDVDPGLALDYLDAQIQSRHLDLALRWLQARQEGFYTIGSSGHESNAAVALALRPTDPALLHYRSGGFYAARAGQVAGSTPIADVLHSAAASRQDPISGGRHKVFGHRDLRIIPQTSTIASHLPRAMGLAFALDRGVTDTGYPADAVVVCSFGDASANHSTAAGALNAVGYSAHQGIPVPLLFVCEDNGIGISTRSPRGWVRRMLSALPGIDYAYADGTDPAGLLATAADVAHQVRTQRRPAVLHLSTVRFMGHAGSDAELAYRTRAEILADHARDPILATAALLARRGMLSPAETLDRYEHCRKRVMEQAELMLGRVGRLDDPAAVTAPLTARRVNRVGAAARRAAAGRERAFGGRPPESRGPLTLAQSINAALHDALLTWPQAQVFGEDVARKGGVYGVTRGLRKVFGASRVFDTLLDEQTILGVALGGALAGTLPIPEIQYLAYLHNAEDQLRGEAASLRFFSDGQYSNGMVVRIAGLAYQKGFGGHFHNDNSVAVLRDIPGLAFAVAAHPATAPALLRQCLALAEQEGRVCVFLEPIALYHRRDLHTDGDGGWLADYPEPADWAATENPLGQVRTVCEGTDLAMVTFGNGVPMSLRVAATLARERQVSTRVIDLQWLSPLPAVSLRAALAGISRVLVVDESRTSGGVSEAVVAALVDCGFTGRISRVNSVDSYVPLGPAADQVLLGEDDVLAAARSLLG, from the coding sequence CTGCCCGAGCAGACCTCCCCGGCCGTCGACGTGGACCCCGGCCTGGCGCTGGACTACCTCGACGCCCAGATCCAGAGCCGGCACCTCGACCTCGCGCTGCGCTGGTTGCAGGCCCGGCAGGAAGGGTTCTACACGATCGGCTCCAGCGGGCACGAGAGCAACGCCGCCGTCGCGCTGGCGCTGCGCCCGACCGATCCCGCCCTGCTGCACTACCGTTCCGGCGGCTTCTACGCCGCGCGGGCCGGTCAGGTCGCCGGCTCCACGCCGATCGCGGACGTGCTGCACTCGGCGGCGGCGTCCCGGCAGGACCCGATCTCCGGTGGTCGGCACAAGGTCTTCGGCCACCGGGACCTGAGAATCATCCCGCAGACGTCGACGATCGCCTCCCATTTGCCGCGGGCCATGGGCCTGGCGTTCGCACTCGACCGGGGCGTCACCGACACCGGATACCCGGCCGACGCCGTGGTGGTGTGCAGCTTCGGCGACGCCTCGGCCAACCACTCCACGGCGGCCGGCGCCCTCAACGCCGTGGGCTACAGCGCCCACCAGGGCATCCCGGTGCCGCTGCTGTTCGTCTGCGAGGACAACGGCATCGGCATCAGCACCCGTTCCCCCCGGGGCTGGGTGCGCCGGATGCTGTCGGCCCTGCCCGGCATCGACTACGCGTACGCCGACGGCACCGACCCCGCCGGCCTGCTGGCCACCGCGGCCGACGTGGCGCACCAGGTGCGTACCCAGCGCCGGCCCGCCGTGCTGCACCTGAGCACCGTACGGTTCATGGGCCACGCCGGTTCCGACGCCGAACTGGCCTACCGCACCCGCGCGGAGATCCTCGCCGACCACGCCCGCGATCCGATCCTGGCGACAGCGGCCCTGCTCGCGCGGCGCGGGATGCTCAGCCCGGCCGAGACCCTCGACCGCTACGAGCATTGCCGCAAGCGGGTGATGGAGCAGGCCGAGCTGATGCTGGGCCGGGTCGGGCGACTGGACGACCCGGCGGCGGTGACCGCACCGTTGACCGCCCGGCGGGTGAACCGGGTCGGCGCTGCCGCGCGCCGCGCCGCTGCCGGGCGGGAGAGGGCGTTCGGCGGCAGGCCCCCCGAGTCTCGCGGCCCGCTCACCCTGGCCCAGTCGATCAACGCCGCCCTGCACGACGCGCTGCTGACCTGGCCGCAGGCTCAGGTCTTCGGCGAGGACGTGGCGCGCAAGGGCGGTGTCTACGGCGTCACCCGGGGGCTGCGGAAGGTCTTCGGGGCCAGCCGGGTCTTCGACACCCTCCTCGACGAACAGACCATCCTCGGGGTGGCGCTCGGCGGGGCCCTGGCCGGCACGCTGCCGATCCCGGAGATCCAGTACCTGGCCTACCTGCACAACGCGGAGGACCAGCTGCGCGGTGAGGCCGCGTCGCTGCGTTTCTTCTCCGACGGGCAGTACTCCAACGGCATGGTGGTGCGGATCGCCGGCCTGGCCTACCAGAAGGGGTTCGGCGGGCACTTCCACAACGACAACTCGGTGGCGGTGCTGCGGGACATCCCCGGGCTGGCCTTCGCGGTCGCCGCACACCCGGCCACCGCCCCCGCCCTGCTGCGCCAGTGTCTCGCCCTGGCCGAGCAGGAGGGGCGGGTGTGTGTCTTCCTGGAGCCGATCGCGCTCTACCACCGCCGTGACCTGCACACCGACGGCGACGGCGGCTGGCTCGCCGACTATCCGGAGCCGGCCGACTGGGCGGCGACGGAGAACCCGCTCGGCCAGGTGCGGACGGTGTGCGAGGGCACGGACCTGGCGATGGTCACCTTCGGCAACGGCGTTCCGATGAGCCTGCGGGTGGCCGCGACGCTGGCCCGGGAACGACAGGTCAGCACCCGGGTCATCGACCTGCAGTGGTTGTCGCCGCTGCCGGCCGTGAGCCTGCGCGCCGCGCTCGCCGGGATCTCGCGGGTGCTCGTCGTCGACGAGAGCCGCACCAGTGGTGGCGTCTCCGAGGCGGTGGTGGCCGCGCTGGTCGACTGCGGCTTCACCGGCCGGATCTCGCGCGTCAACAGCGTCGACAGCTACGTCCCCCTGGGCCCGGCCGCCGACCAGGTGCTGTTGGGCGAGGACGACGTGCTGGCGGCGGCCCGCTCGTTGCTCGGGTGA